The genomic region GGGATAAGAATAGCTATTTCAGCAAAGGTAAGAGCAGCAGCTATACTTACCAAACCTGTTATTAGCCAAGCAATCATTCCAAGGCCAGGCTTCCCTCCAGTGGCAGTATATATAGCTTGCGGCTTAAAAAATATTCCTGATCCAATAACTGTACCAACAACCATAGTAATTGCCGTCATTATTCCAAAGGTCTTTTTCATAACTTGTTTATTTTCCATAAAAATCTCCTATAATTTACTTATTATTTCACATTTCAAAATTATATCACCAACTTTCTAGCTATTCCATAATCTATTTTTATAGTTTTACATTTTTATCAAATCATTAATATATTTTATTATTCCTAGTATAAATCTATATTGATAAATAATATCATTATTTTAAACATAAAAAAGCTCTCTAAAAAGAGAGCTTTTTTATTATTATACCTTAATTTGATGAATATAACTTTACATCTAATTCATTTGAAATAGCCATATTATAAATATATACATTGCTTATTTCTATACCAAATAATTTTTGCATATCTTCTGATAAATTTAGTTTTTCAAATTTCTTGTGATAGTTCATCACATATTCTCTTACATCTCCAATATTAACATCTTTATAATAGTTTAATGCATTGTCTGGAATACCATAAACCTTTGTTAATACTCCTGGGAATATTCTTCCACCAAATAAATCAGCAATAAATCTAACATAAGCATATGTTGAAAGTAATTCTGGATATTCTTTATTCACTTGATTTATTCTTGCTATGCATGCTTCAGTAGAAGGTAATAACTTCATTTCTGATAATTTATCTCCTGCAAGAACTTCTAAATCTTTTTTTATTAATTCAGCTCTATATAATTCTTTAGTAGCAAATTCCTTAATGCCTTCTTCACTTAAATGACTATCAAGAGAAGTTTCTATAGCTTCATACATTGCATGTAAATTAAAAATATATTCAATATATCCTTCTTTTGTTGCCTTTCCTTCAAGTAATCTTTTTATAAAGCCACTCTTTTCAGATGCTAAATGTAATTCTTTTGTATTATTTTTTATTTCTATCATAAAATTCATAAACCTTCACCTCATATAATCCATAAAAAATAACAAATAATTAATAATAATTATTAATTAATATTATTAATTATTTATATCACTTTATATTTATATTGTTAACTCATACTTTATTTTCTCCACAAAATAATAATATTATACTAGGAATGATTTTCTTTATAAAATTAGCCTTAGATAATTTATATAAATCTCTAAGGCTAAAACTTATTAATTGTTAATTTCCGTAAAATCATCTACATCAATTATTTCTCCATCAGTAATAATATCTCTCTTTTTCTTTAAATATATTCTTAAAATATTAGAGGTATAAACAGCCCTAATACTCTTTTCATCAATATTAGGAACATAATATGTTTCTTCTAAAACATTTCCCTCTTGATAAAACCACATTATCATATTGTCATTTTTATTGCTTAAATTAAGATTTTTTTTCACTGAAATTTTTATATGATTATCTTCATAATCAATATCGATATCTTTTTTATCAACTCCAAAGAGTTTTCCCTCTATTAAATAACTATCATCATATTCTCTTAACTTGAAATATGATTTTTCTTCGATAGCATTGATTAATGAATTTACTGCATCACTATTTAAAACATTATCTATAATATTATTTATTAAGTCTTCATTTTGCACTAAACTTTCAAATACTGTAGTAAAACTTCCTGTAATAGAATTTATTATGTTATTAATATCCTGTTGGCTAAAATTTTTCTTATCATAACTATTCTCAAAATTATTATTTATACTCTTATTAGTCTTTCTTACTTTAGAAGCATTGTTTTTATAAAAAGGAAACATTATTTATCTCACTCCTGTTGCAAAAATTCTTATATTAATATATCTATTTAATATAAAAACTTTTGACACATAATAAATTAGAGAGAATATCAATTTATTTCCTGTATCACTTCTTATATTTGCAATTTGAGCCTTACAAGATAATTTTTCATAAAATTAATTATAATTTATTTATTAATGGTTCAATATATTCTTGAATAAATTCTACTCTATCAAATATTGTAGGCTTAAAATATGATGTCACTGCTATTACTATATTATTTTCTGGGTTTATATATATAACATTACCACTATCACCTATAGCTGCATATATATTTTTCTTAGGATCTATAATCCACCACAAATATCCATACATCATTCCTCTAAACTTATCATTTTCAATAATCCTTGGCTCAGTCATTTCTTCTATCCATTTTGAAGAAACAATTTGTTTATCATTATATTTACCTTTATTCAAACATAATAATCCAATCCTTGCCATATCATCTGCTGACATACATAATCCATATCCTGGTGTTCCTAAATTTTCAGAATCACATAACCAAAACTTATCTTTTGGCAATTTATCTATTATAAATTTCTTATGTTCTTCTGCACTTGCTGCATAATAATTAATATGTTTTTTAATGCCTAAAGGTTCAAATAAATATTTATTTGCATAATCAACTGTTATCATGTTGGTTGCTTTATATAATATTCCAGATAGTATATGAAGACAAACAGTTTGATAATTAAATTCATTCGTTATTCCTTTTCTTCCTCCTAAAAAATCAAGGGATGTGTAAGTCCAATTATCACTTGAACAAACTTTAGTCCAAGGGTCTCCTTTACACTTATAAGGAGCTCTCATTGTTAACAAATGTTTAATTGTTATATTTTGTATTGTTTTTTCTCCTCTTTTAATTTTATAATCCGGAAAATAATCCAATACTCTTTCATTAACATTTTTTATTTGACCTTTATCAATAGCAATTCCAATAAGTAAGGAAATAATACTCTTTGTAGCAGATGCTATATGCACAGAGTCATCCTCTTTATAATTATTCCAAGTATCAAAATATATTTTTTGATTGTTTTTATATGCGACAATCTGACAAATATTAGGTTGATTTTTCTCTACATAATTATGTAACTCTTTTTTATTCATATATTCCTCCTTAATCACCATATAGTATCCACTTAAACTAAAATAAACATATAACACTATAAAATATAAAAACCCCTCGCAAAACCTTTATTTACGAGGGTCTGTAGACTATTTACCGCAGCACTTTTTATACTTTTTACCGCTTCCGCATGGACAAGGATCATTTCTACCTATTTTATTTTCATTTCTAACTACAACTGAAGCCTTATATTGTTTTTGTATTTCCTTTCTCTTTTCTGGTGAAAATATACCATCCCATTGTGGTAATGTATATAAATATTCTGCTTTTGCATCTAGCATATTATAATATAATTTTTCTAAATCTACTTTAAATGTAATTTCTTCAATTTCTGTTACTTTCTCTAAATCAAGTGGATTTTTTAAACTATCGTTAATGCCATCTACAAATCCCATAATAAATTCTGAAGTTGTATCATATTTTTTAGCTAAATCTGAAATTGTAAAAGTATACTCCTCTTTATGTTTTGATAGTATATCTTTATATATGGCTGTTTCTAATTCCATATACTCCTTCCAGAAAGCCTTTTCTCCCTTTGTTTTAACATAATCAACTACCATATCTGTCCATTGCTTATATAAGCTCATAATATATTCTCCTTCTTCATAAATTTATTAAATTTATATTTTTATTACTATTTTATCTTAATATAATTATTAAATTTCAATTAAATTGCTTGGACCACTTCTGCTTGCCATAGTTATAGTTATGTCTTTCTCTGTAATATTATTTTCTCGTAATACTGAACATACAGTTTCAAAGGCCAAATCAGGATTATTATTAGTTCCACTTAAATGGCCTAGTATTACTTTTCTATGTAATTTACTATGGACCAAATCCACTATGGCCTTACCACAATCTTCATTGGATAAATGACCAACTTCACTTAATATCCTTCGTTTTAATACATAAGGATATGGTCCAAATTTAAGCATGTTTACATCATGATTGCTTTCAAACAATAAAACATCTGAATCTTTTATATTATCTTTAATTTCTTGAGTATATATACCAAAATCAGTAGTTACACTTACCTTTTTTCCATTGCTATGAAGTATATATCCTACTGGAGCTGCTGCATCATGAGGTATATTGAAAGATTTTATATCTAAATCTTTAATAGACTTTGTTGATCTTCTATCCATTATTTTTATATTATGCTCTTTTATTTTTCCTATGTTCTTCTCCATGGCTGCCCATGTATCTGCATTTGCATATATAGGTATATCATATTTCCTTGATATAACTCCTATCCCTTTAATATGATCTGAGTGTTCATGCGTTACAAATATGCCATCAATCTCTTCTAACTTTTCTCCTATGCTTTGCAACGCATCTCCTATTTTTTTTCCTGGTAAGCCAGCATCGATTAATACTTTTGCATTATCTGAGGCTATAAATATACTATTCCCGCTGCTACCACTATACAATGAACAAAACCTCATTTTTTTATCCCCCATGTTTTGGCCTACTCTTCTACTCTATATATATCAGCACCTAATGCAGTAAATTTATCTTCTATATTAGGATATCCTCTATCAATATGTTCTATTTCTAATATTTCTGTTTGACCCTTTGCTACTAGTCCAGCTATAACCATAGCTGCTCCTGCTCTTAAATCTGTAGCTATCACTTGAGTTCCTGTTAACTTTTCTACTCCTTCAATAATAGAAGTTCTTCCTTCAACTTTTATATTTGCTCCCATTTTCTTTAATTCATCCATATGTTTAAATCTATTTTCCCATATGCTTTCTGAAACTATACTTCTTCCAGGAACAATACATAGAAGAGTTGACATTGGCTGCTGAACATCTGTTGGGAAACCTGGATATGGAGCAGTTTTTACATTTACCCCTCTTAAATCTCCCTCAACATATACTCTAACGCTATCGTCTCCCTCTTCAATCTTAGCTCCCATTTCTGAAAGCTTTGCAGATATTGATTCTAAATGCTTTGGAATTACATTTTTTATTGTAACATCACCCTTAGTTGCAACAGCTGCAATCATAAATGTTCCAGCTTCTATTTGATCTGGTATAACACTATAATCACATCCAACTAACTTTTTAACACCCTTAATTCTAATTACATCTGTTCCTGCACCTTTTATATCAGCTCCCATAGAATTTAGGAAGTTTGCTACATCAACTACATGAGGTTCCTTAGCAACATTTTCAAGAATTGTAGTTCCTTCTGCTAAAGTAGCTGCTAACATTACATTTATTGTTGCTCCAACAGAAACAACATCAAAGAATATGTTAGTTCCATAAAGATGTTCTGCTTCAACTATAACTGCACCATGTTCAATTGTGACCTTTGCTCCTAAAGCTTCAAATCCCTTTATATGCTGATCTATAGGCCTTACTCCAATAGGGCATCCCCCTGGAAGTTCAACTCTTGCTTTTTTAAATCTTGATAATAAAGCTCCTATAAAATAATAAGAAGCTCTCATTTTTCTTACATCATCAGTACATGCATTAATACTTGTTACATCAGTAGCATCTATTTCTAAAGTATTATTACATATCTTATTTACTGAACAACCTAAGCTTTTTAAAATTCTTTCAAGGCAATGTACATCTTCTATATCTGGAATGTTT from Clostridium isatidis harbors:
- a CDS encoding heme oxygenase (biliverdin-producing), with protein sequence MNFMIEIKNNTKELHLASEKSGFIKRLLEGKATKEGYIEYIFNLHAMYEAIETSLDSHLSEEGIKEFATKELYRAELIKKDLEVLAGDKLSEMKLLPSTEACIARINQVNKEYPELLSTYAYVRFIADLFGGRIFPGVLTKVYGIPDNALNYYKDVNIGDVREYVMNYHKKFEKLNLSEDMQKLFGIEISNVYIYNMAISNELDVKLYSSN
- a CDS encoding Hsp20 family protein; this translates as MFPFYKNNASKVRKTNKSINNNFENSYDKKNFSQQDINNIINSITGSFTTVFESLVQNEDLINNIIDNVLNSDAVNSLINAIEEKSYFKLREYDDSYLIEGKLFGVDKKDIDIDYEDNHIKISVKKNLNLSNKNDNMIMWFYQEGNVLEETYYVPNIDEKSIRAVYTSNILRIYLKKKRDIITDGEIIDVDDFTEINN
- a CDS encoding SEC-C metal-binding domain-containing protein, whose amino-acid sequence is MSLYKQWTDMVVDYVKTKGEKAFWKEYMELETAIYKDILSKHKEEYTFTISDLAKKYDTTSEFIMGFVDGINDSLKNPLDLEKVTEIEEITFKVDLEKLYYNMLDAKAEYLYTLPQWDGIFSPEKRKEIQKQYKASVVVRNENKIGRNDPCPCGSGKKYKKCCGK
- a CDS encoding serine hydrolase domain-containing protein is translated as MNKKELHNYVEKNQPNICQIVAYKNNQKIYFDTWNNYKEDDSVHIASATKSIISLLIGIAIDKGQIKNVNERVLDYFPDYKIKRGEKTIQNITIKHLLTMRAPYKCKGDPWTKVCSSDNWTYTSLDFLGGRKGITNEFNYQTVCLHILSGILYKATNMITVDYANKYLFEPLGIKKHINYYAASAEEHKKFIIDKLPKDKFWLCDSENLGTPGYGLCMSADDMARIGLLCLNKGKYNDKQIVSSKWIEEMTEPRIIENDKFRGMMYGYLWWIIDPKKNIYAAIGDSGNVIYINPENNIVIAVTSYFKPTIFDRVEFIQEYIEPLINKL
- a CDS encoding UDP-N-acetylglucosamine 1-carboxyvinyltransferase; amino-acid sequence: MKKLVISGGKVLKGSVEINGAKNAAVAILPAAIMASEGKCVIENIPDIEDVHCLERILKSLGCSVNKICNNTLEIDATDVTSINACTDDVRKMRASYYFIGALLSRFKKARVELPGGCPIGVRPIDQHIKGFEALGAKVTIEHGAVIVEAEHLYGTNIFFDVVSVGATINVMLAATLAEGTTILENVAKEPHVVDVANFLNSMGADIKGAGTDVIRIKGVKKLVGCDYSVIPDQIEAGTFMIAAVATKGDVTIKNVIPKHLESISAKLSEMGAKIEEGDDSVRVYVEGDLRGVNVKTAPYPGFPTDVQQPMSTLLCIVPGRSIVSESIWENRFKHMDELKKMGANIKVEGRTSIIEGVEKLTGTQVIATDLRAGAAMVIAGLVAKGQTEILEIEHIDRGYPNIEDKFTALGADIYRVEE
- a CDS encoding MBL fold metallo-hydrolase, whose protein sequence is MRFCSLYSGSSGNSIFIASDNAKVLIDAGLPGKKIGDALQSIGEKLEEIDGIFVTHEHSDHIKGIGVISRKYDIPIYANADTWAAMEKNIGKIKEHNIKIMDRRSTKSIKDLDIKSFNIPHDAAAPVGYILHSNGKKVSVTTDFGIYTQEIKDNIKDSDVLLFESNHDVNMLKFGPYPYVLKRRILSEVGHLSNEDCGKAIVDLVHSKLHRKVILGHLSGTNNNPDLAFETVCSVLRENNITEKDITITMASRSGPSNLIEI